In Pedobacter sp. W3I1, one DNA window encodes the following:
- the treY gene encoding malto-oligosyltrehalose synthase yields MYKPTSTYRIQFHKNFNLKSLDHIIPYLIELGIGTLYASPIFEAVSGSTHGYDVVNPLKINPEIGTEAELLKVSKKLKAAGINWLQDIVPNHMAFHPDNTWLMDVLQKGKASDFARFFDIDLQKGDGRLMVPFLGEGLEEAIAEQKLKLLAIKGKYYLSYGGSNWPVNAETASMLSTQNLKEINSDPTALTRIVQNQHYRLCNWQETDYNINYRRFFTVNGLICLNMQHQETFDLYHRYIFELLNKGVFQGLRIDHVDGLYDPKEYLQQLRKAVGKDIYIVVEKILENGEELPKNWKVQGSTGYDFLAMVNNLFTNQAAEKPFNKLYQEVTGKKLDPAKLIYEKKSNILFEHMQGELDNLFELFLALKLADFSNINQADLKMALAEMLIAMPVYRYYNYRFPLAEVEALNIQNLLTPILHDKKLAKAGELLNEIFLEIPKKANIAYNKKLSNFFQRCMQFTGPLMAKGVEDTVMFTYNRFIGHTEVGDAPDAFGMALHEFHNEMYQRQQNWPFSINGSSTHDTKKGEDVRARLSVLSDLPEEWSQLVQQLKKTFIALQKQSASFKLLHDNDVYLLLQTIIGVLPFQEEDGHGIENRLAQFIVKALRESKKRSDWANPDEDYEDKFTEFSQTILAEKQESYSLIRNFLKRISDFAVINSLGQLTLKFTCPGIPDIYQGTELWDLSLVDPDNRRPVDYDERADLIAAFDVPIDFKRLWEERFSGKIKMWLTKTLLKIRKSESEVFERGAYIPLQVQGKYSQHICAFARQYKQQWLITVVPLGFAKCCKNQNVAADNFNWEDTEVLLPNEAPLSWQNLLTGKKEYKDPLCEGILISQLFNQIQLAVIKLIPKNNTRSAGVLMHISALPSRFGIGDLGPGAYKFVDFLAASRQRYWQVLPLNPTKKENGYSPYSSSSAMAGNMMLVSPESLFNEGLLSESDLNACMLPETGQVDFGKTEEMKQQVLNKAYQLFKSTDDKNLVNEYNLFCKTEQSWLADFSVYTRIKQCYQGKAWFNWPEKFKLKDPQTIIDFEKSNQAEIEEIKWNQFVFYRQWYRLKEYANTKGIALIGDLPFYLDYDSVEVWAQRENFLLDKNGNRTEVAAVPPDYFNEKGQLWGMPIYNWEKMKADGFKWWGNRLKKSQQIYDLIRLDHFRAFSTYWQVAAGHDDAVEGTWQIGAGATFFKSMKRKLGKLPFIAEDLGEITADVEQLRKQFRLPGMKVLQFAFGEDLAGSVHIPHQFDSPNFIVYTGTHDNNTSLGWFKNETDANLKKRLSKYVCAEVNESNINTILIRLCYASIAKVAIIPMQDILRLDETARMNIPGNATGNWAWRANKEFIDEKTINWLKAETELYGR; encoded by the coding sequence ATGTATAAACCAACTTCCACCTATCGGATCCAGTTTCATAAAAATTTTAACCTTAAATCGCTGGATCATATCATTCCTTACCTAATAGAACTGGGGATTGGTACCTTATACGCTTCGCCGATTTTTGAGGCTGTGTCCGGGAGTACACACGGTTATGATGTGGTCAATCCCCTGAAGATCAATCCCGAGATCGGCACCGAAGCAGAATTGCTAAAGGTTTCTAAAAAGTTAAAAGCCGCTGGCATCAACTGGCTTCAGGATATCGTTCCAAACCATATGGCCTTCCATCCAGATAATACCTGGTTAATGGATGTACTACAAAAAGGAAAGGCCTCTGATTTTGCCCGTTTTTTTGACATTGATCTGCAAAAAGGCGATGGACGTTTGATGGTCCCTTTTTTAGGTGAGGGTCTTGAAGAAGCGATTGCCGAGCAGAAATTAAAGTTACTGGCGATTAAAGGCAAATACTACTTGAGTTACGGCGGTTCCAATTGGCCGGTTAATGCAGAAACCGCGAGTATGCTTTCGACACAGAACCTAAAAGAAATAAATAGCGATCCTACTGCTTTAACCAGGATTGTGCAAAATCAGCATTACCGCTTGTGCAACTGGCAGGAAACCGATTATAACATTAACTATCGCAGATTTTTTACCGTTAACGGCCTTATCTGCCTGAACATGCAGCATCAGGAAACCTTCGATCTTTATCACCGCTACATTTTTGAATTGCTTAATAAAGGCGTTTTCCAGGGCTTGCGAATCGATCATGTTGATGGCCTTTACGATCCTAAAGAATATTTACAACAGCTTCGAAAAGCGGTGGGCAAAGACATTTATATCGTTGTAGAAAAAATTCTTGAAAACGGTGAGGAGTTGCCCAAAAACTGGAAAGTGCAGGGCAGTACCGGTTACGATTTTTTGGCAATGGTAAACAATCTTTTTACCAACCAAGCGGCAGAAAAGCCTTTTAATAAGCTTTATCAGGAAGTAACAGGCAAAAAACTCGATCCAGCCAAGCTGATTTACGAAAAGAAAAGCAATATCTTGTTTGAACACATGCAGGGCGAACTGGATAATTTATTCGAACTGTTTTTGGCGCTTAAACTGGCTGATTTTTCTAACATTAACCAGGCCGATCTTAAAATGGCACTTGCCGAAATGCTCATTGCCATGCCAGTATACCGGTATTACAACTATCGTTTTCCGCTCGCAGAGGTTGAAGCGCTGAATATTCAAAATCTGCTTACACCCATTCTCCATGATAAAAAGCTGGCTAAAGCAGGAGAATTGTTGAATGAAATCTTTTTGGAAATCCCAAAAAAGGCAAATATTGCTTACAACAAAAAGCTGAGTAATTTTTTTCAGCGCTGTATGCAATTTACAGGGCCGCTAATGGCTAAAGGGGTAGAAGATACTGTCATGTTTACCTATAACCGCTTCATAGGCCATACAGAGGTAGGTGATGCGCCAGATGCTTTTGGAATGGCCTTGCATGAGTTTCACAATGAAATGTATCAACGCCAACAAAACTGGCCATTCAGTATAAACGGAAGCTCCACCCACGACACCAAAAAAGGAGAAGATGTGAGGGCAAGATTAAGCGTACTTAGCGATCTTCCGGAGGAGTGGTCTCAATTGGTGCAGCAGCTAAAAAAAACTTTCATAGCATTACAAAAACAAAGTGCATCTTTTAAACTATTACATGATAATGATGTTTATTTGCTCCTGCAGACCATTATTGGCGTTTTGCCCTTTCAGGAAGAAGATGGTCATGGAATCGAAAACCGTTTGGCACAGTTTATTGTAAAAGCGTTGAGGGAATCGAAAAAGCGATCAGACTGGGCAAATCCTGATGAAGATTATGAGGATAAATTCACTGAATTTTCGCAGACTATTTTAGCTGAAAAACAGGAGAGTTATAGCTTAATCAGAAATTTTTTAAAGCGAATCTCTGATTTTGCAGTCATCAATAGTTTAGGCCAGCTTACCCTGAAATTCACCTGTCCGGGCATTCCCGATATTTACCAGGGAACGGAATTGTGGGATTTAAGTCTAGTTGATCCCGATAACAGAAGGCCGGTTGATTATGACGAAAGGGCTGATCTGATCGCAGCATTTGATGTGCCTATTGATTTTAAAAGGCTCTGGGAAGAAAGATTTTCGGGAAAGATAAAAATGTGGCTCACTAAAACTCTATTAAAGATCAGAAAATCTGAGTCTGAAGTTTTTGAGCGTGGTGCGTACATTCCTCTGCAGGTACAGGGTAAGTATAGCCAACATATTTGTGCTTTTGCAAGGCAATATAAACAGCAATGGCTAATCACGGTGGTTCCTTTGGGTTTCGCTAAATGCTGTAAAAATCAAAATGTAGCGGCCGATAATTTTAATTGGGAAGATACCGAAGTGTTGTTGCCAAATGAAGCACCACTGAGCTGGCAAAACCTGCTGACCGGAAAAAAGGAGTATAAAGACCCCTTATGCGAAGGAATCCTGATCAGCCAATTGTTTAATCAGATTCAGTTAGCAGTGATTAAGTTAATCCCTAAAAACAATACACGTTCTGCAGGCGTACTCATGCATATCAGTGCTTTGCCATCCCGTTTTGGTATTGGCGACTTAGGCCCTGGTGCATATAAATTTGTAGATTTTCTTGCTGCATCCCGGCAGCGGTACTGGCAGGTTTTACCGCTTAATCCCACCAAAAAAGAGAATGGATATTCGCCTTATTCCAGCAGTTCTGCAATGGCCGGAAATATGATGCTAGTTAGTCCTGAAAGCTTATTTAACGAAGGGCTGCTGAGCGAAAGCGATCTTAATGCCTGTATGTTGCCCGAAACAGGACAGGTAGACTTTGGAAAAACAGAAGAAATGAAACAGCAGGTATTAAATAAAGCCTATCAGCTGTTTAAAAGCACAGACGATAAAAATCTGGTCAATGAATATAATTTGTTTTGCAAAACTGAACAAAGCTGGTTAGCTGATTTTTCAGTTTATACCCGTATAAAGCAATGTTATCAAGGCAAAGCATGGTTTAACTGGCCAGAAAAATTTAAGTTAAAAGATCCCCAAACCATCATTGATTTTGAAAAAAGCAATCAGGCCGAAATTGAAGAAATAAAATGGAATCAGTTTGTTTTTTATCGCCAGTGGTACAGGTTAAAAGAATATGCAAATACGAAAGGGATAGCCCTAATCGGCGATCTTCCATTTTACCTGGATTATGATTCAGTTGAAGTATGGGCGCAGCGCGAAAATTTTCTGCTGGATAAAAACGGAAACCGAACCGAGGTTGCTGCCGTTCCTCCTGATTATTTTAATGAAAAAGGACAACTCTGGGGCATGCCCATATATAACTGGGAAAAGATGAAAGCGGATGGTTTTAAATGGTGGGGAAACCGGTTGAAGAAAAGCCAACAAATCTATGACCTCATCCGTTTAGATCATTTTAGGGCCTTTTCTACTTATTGGCAGGTTGCTGCTGGTCATGACGATGCTGTTGAGGGTACATGGCAGATTGGTGCTGGCGCCACATTTTTTAAATCGATGAAGCGTAAATTGGGGAAACTTCCCTTTATTGCCGAAGATCTGGGTGAAATTACAGCGGACGTAGAGCAGTTGAGAAAACAGTTTCGATTGCCAGGGATGAAAGTCCTGCAGTTTGCTTTTGGCGAAGATTTGGCCGGATCGGTGCATATCCCACATCAATTCGACTCACCAAATTTTATTGTTTACACGGGAACGCATGATAACAATACAAGCCTGGGCTGGTTTAAAAATGAAACAGATGCAAACCTTAAAAAGCGGCTTTCAAAGTATGTATGTGCTGAGGTTAATGAAAGTAACATCAATACCATCCTGATCAGACTTTGTTATGCTTCCATTGCTAAAGTTGCAATTATCCCCATGCAGGATATTCTGCGCTTGGATGAAACTGCCCGAATGAATATACCCGGCAATGCAACAGGGAATTGGGCATGGAGGGCCAATAAAGAATTTATAGATGAGAAAACAATAAACTGGCTGAAAGCAGAAACCGAACTCTACGGGCGCTAA
- a CDS encoding SDR family oxidoreductase yields MMMKEKRTVVITGASSGAGRAIAAVFAQNGDRLVISSRNKDELGLLAKECELLGAEVMAVEADVSDYKSVINLAASADDFGSGIDIWINNAGVLAIGEFDTTPMEVSEQVLRTNLLGYMNGAHAVLPYFKKQGSGIIINNISIGGFLPVPYGVAYSASKFGLRGFSAALKAELSKFPNIYICDAFPAFLDTPGIQHAANYTGKSLKPAPPVYDPMRVALSILKLSKTPKSQTMIGSTSILLRLSYAIFPALTRGIAGKVISSYLKHAPGIEKTNGNIFSPLPFGNAIYGGWGIAGKPKAHRKYLAGAVLLFFGTAFLLTKK; encoded by the coding sequence ATGATGATGAAAGAAAAAAGAACAGTTGTCATTACTGGTGCTTCCAGTGGCGCAGGAAGGGCAATTGCAGCAGTATTTGCTCAAAACGGAGATCGGTTGGTCATCTCCTCCCGTAATAAAGACGAACTCGGATTACTAGCTAAGGAATGTGAGTTATTAGGTGCTGAAGTAATGGCTGTAGAAGCAGATGTATCTGATTATAAATCGGTAATCAATCTGGCCGCTTCGGCTGATGATTTTGGGTCGGGTATTGATATTTGGATAAACAATGCAGGGGTGCTTGCCATCGGCGAATTTGATACCACACCGATGGAAGTTTCGGAACAGGTTTTACGCACCAACCTGCTTGGTTATATGAATGGCGCACATGCGGTACTTCCTTATTTTAAAAAACAGGGATCCGGCATCATCATTAACAACATCTCTATCGGCGGTTTTCTTCCTGTACCTTATGGTGTTGCCTATTCTGCAAGCAAATTTGGTTTAAGGGGTTTCAGTGCAGCCCTTAAAGCGGAACTATCTAAGTTCCCTAACATTTATATTTGTGATGCTTTCCCTGCATTTTTAGATACTCCGGGCATACAACATGCAGCAAATTATACCGGAAAAAGTTTAAAACCTGCACCACCTGTTTATGATCCGATGCGTGTTGCATTAAGTATACTCAAACTTTCTAAAACGCCAAAATCACAAACGATGATCGGAAGTACTTCTATACTGCTCCGGCTCTCTTATGCCATTTTTCCGGCACTTACAAGGGGAATAGCAGGAAAAGTAATCAGTAGTTATTTAAAGCATGCGCCAGGTATCGAAAAAACAAACGGTAATATCTTTTCCCCGCTTCCTTTTGGCAATGCCATATATGGCGGCTGGGGAATAGCCGGAAAGCCTAAGGCACACCGTAAATATTTAGCAGGTGCTGTGCTGCTCTTTTTCGGTACTGCGTTTTTGCTCACTAAAAAGTGA